A window of the Bacillus sp. A301a_S52 genome harbors these coding sequences:
- the ugpC gene encoding sn-glycerol-3-phosphate ABC transporter ATP-binding protein UgpC has translation MADIKFDSLYKIYDGDVQAVTDFNLDIEDKEFIVFVGPSGCGKSTTLRMVAGLEDISKGSLYIGEDKVNDVAPKDRDIAMVFQNYALYPHMNVYENMAFGLKLRKFKKEDIDKRVKEAARILGLTEMLDRKPKAMSGGQRQRVALGRAIVRNPKVFLMDEPLSNLDAKLRVQMRSEIIKLHHRLQTTTIYVTHDQTEAMTMASRIVVMKDGFIQQVGAPKDIYDYPENVFVGGFIGSPAMNFLNGSLKDGNFYLGEFPVKVPEGKLRALTKYNNKELILGIRPEDIHDEPVFLDASENSKFEATIDVAELMGAESYLYSKVSDQDFIARVDSRTDVQSGNKIQLAFDMNKAHFFDPESELRIR, from the coding sequence ATGGCAGATATTAAATTTGACAGTCTCTACAAGATTTACGATGGTGATGTTCAAGCGGTTACCGATTTTAACCTAGATATTGAAGACAAAGAATTTATCGTCTTCGTCGGCCCATCAGGCTGTGGGAAATCCACAACATTAAGAATGGTCGCTGGCCTTGAAGATATTTCTAAAGGTTCTCTTTACATAGGAGAGGACAAAGTGAATGATGTGGCTCCTAAAGACCGAGATATTGCAATGGTTTTCCAAAACTATGCCCTTTATCCTCACATGAATGTTTATGAAAATATGGCGTTCGGTCTAAAATTGCGTAAATTCAAAAAGGAAGATATTGATAAACGTGTCAAAGAAGCGGCACGTATTCTTGGTCTGACAGAAATGCTCGATCGAAAGCCAAAAGCAATGTCAGGTGGTCAGCGTCAACGTGTAGCACTAGGCCGTGCAATTGTTCGTAATCCTAAAGTATTCTTAATGGATGAGCCATTATCTAACCTTGATGCTAAGCTGCGTGTGCAAATGCGATCAGAAATCATTAAGCTTCACCATCGTTTACAAACCACAACTATTTACGTAACACATGACCAAACAGAAGCGATGACAATGGCTTCAAGAATCGTTGTTATGAAAGATGGATTTATTCAACAAGTAGGTGCACCAAAAGACATTTATGACTACCCTGAGAATGTGTTTGTTGGTGGTTTTATCGGGTCTCCAGCTATGAACTTCTTAAATGGGTCGTTAAAGGACGGTAACTTCTATCTAGGGGAATTTCCAGTGAAAGTACCTGAAGGGAAACTAAGAGCTTTGACTAAATACAATAATAAAGAATTAATCTTAGGGATTCGTCCAGAGGACATTCACGATGAACCAGTATTCCTTGATGCTTCTGAAAATTCTAAGTTTGAAGCAACTATTGATGTTGCAGAATTAATGGGAGCGGAGTCTTATCTTTATTCAAAAGTGAGTGATCAAGACTTTATTGCTCGTGTAGATTCCAGAACGGATGTACAGAGTGGTAATAAAATTCAATTAGCTTTCGATATGAATAAAGCGCATTTCTTTGATCCAGAGTCAGAACTACGAATTCGATAA
- a CDS encoding DUF445 family protein, translating into MSNVMLLGLLIGIGAIVGGGTNIIAIRMLFRPYNAIYTGTFRVPFTPGLIPKRREEIATILGKTVEDHLLTPEGIQKQVKEGLLLSEFEQRLITAIEEFFEDERTLDEWLEMRLDKKAQLKKVRQAVENGLETRILAWIYEYEHRPFNEWVPQSWQHDLAGRIPGLSYKILKRAEEYLRSDEGTEQIEKMVAGVFESKGSFTGLMGKMAHRFSLSSIITKELIFFLQKDETERLLTQLLENEWKVALTKPPSAFIASEKIEENIKTFSKAIVGHTPLVGEWEEPLNTWSHKYQPIMIDIILPSVMTTVSLILSRYLKSLIKKIGIKDIVTAEVNAFPIAKLEKMLLMIAKRELKMIAILGAVIGGIIGFFQGIIVLFFI; encoded by the coding sequence ATGTCGAACGTGATGTTACTCGGATTATTAATAGGGATTGGCGCAATTGTAGGAGGCGGAACAAACATTATTGCTATCCGAATGCTTTTTCGCCCTTATAACGCGATATATACAGGGACATTCCGGGTGCCATTTACACCTGGTCTTATACCTAAACGACGTGAAGAAATTGCTACTATATTAGGGAAGACAGTGGAAGACCACCTTCTCACACCAGAAGGCATTCAAAAGCAGGTGAAAGAAGGTCTCTTATTAAGTGAGTTTGAACAACGTTTAATTACCGCAATAGAAGAGTTTTTTGAGGATGAACGGACGCTGGATGAGTGGCTTGAAATGCGACTAGATAAGAAAGCTCAATTGAAAAAGGTTAGGCAAGCAGTAGAGAATGGTCTGGAAACACGTATTCTCGCTTGGATTTATGAGTATGAACATCGTCCATTTAATGAGTGGGTGCCGCAGTCATGGCAGCATGATTTGGCTGGAAGGATTCCAGGGTTGTCATATAAAATTTTGAAAAGAGCTGAAGAATATTTAAGATCGGACGAAGGAACCGAGCAAATTGAAAAAATGGTTGCGGGGGTTTTTGAATCTAAAGGGAGTTTCACTGGTTTAATGGGGAAAATGGCACACCGGTTTTCTCTCTCTTCAATTATCACGAAAGAACTTATTTTTTTCTTGCAAAAAGATGAAACGGAGAGACTATTAACACAACTATTAGAGAATGAATGGAAAGTTGCCCTGACTAAACCTCCTTCTGCATTTATAGCCAGTGAGAAAATTGAAGAAAATATAAAAACGTTTAGTAAAGCTATTGTTGGACACACACCGCTAGTAGGAGAGTGGGAAGAGCCGTTAAATACGTGGAGTCACAAATATCAACCTATCATGATAGACATCATACTTCCATCTGTTATGACAACGGTGTCGCTTATTTTATCACGCTATCTAAAATCGCTTATAAAAAAAATTGGAATTAAAGATATTGTAACCGCTGAAGTAAATGCTTTTCCAATAGCAAAATTAGAGAAGATGCTTCTTATGATAGCGAAACGAGAATTGAAAATGATTGCCATTCTCGGTGCTGTTATTGGTGGTATAATTGGTTTTTTTCAAGGAATTATCGTGCTTTTTTTCATCTAA
- a CDS encoding PaaI family thioesterase, giving the protein MDEKLMINKTKKAVQVHNNATPDLFLYSLMDFEFIYDEKEETVTLVVPITDIMYNQLGYIHGGIMAYIADTAMGHLCAAFNNEPSVTLELKTQFIKTATSGTLKAKASFNKKGGHVQFVECTIHNDKAQLLNKITGTFYSQDKA; this is encoded by the coding sequence ATGGACGAAAAATTAATGATTAATAAAACGAAAAAAGCGGTTCAAGTTCATAATAATGCGACCCCTGACTTATTTTTATATTCACTTATGGACTTTGAATTCATCTATGATGAAAAAGAGGAAACCGTTACATTAGTCGTCCCTATTACGGACATCATGTACAATCAACTTGGCTATATACATGGAGGTATTATGGCATATATTGCTGATACAGCTATGGGGCATTTGTGCGCCGCTTTTAATAACGAGCCATCGGTAACACTTGAATTAAAAACACAATTTATAAAAACAGCTACATCAGGTACACTCAAAGCAAAAGCGTCATTTAATAAGAAAGGCGGGCATGTTCAATTTGTTGAATGCACAATACATAATGATAAAGCCCAGCTTCTTAATAAAATCACAGGGACCTTCTACAGTCAGGATAAAGCATAA
- a CDS encoding YlbF family regulator: MGNPYDKANELARELKESEEFTKLRNLHNEVNNDEVAKRMLDNFRQVQMDLQQKQMQGEQISEEEIQSAQKQFELVQQHDVISKLMEEEQRMSQMVGELNKIITEPLEELYGVDQEG, from the coding sequence ATGGGAAACCCTTACGACAAAGCAAATGAGTTGGCACGCGAATTAAAAGAAAGCGAGGAGTTCACGAAGCTCCGTAACTTGCACAATGAAGTAAACAATGATGAAGTTGCTAAGCGCATGCTCGATAATTTCCGCCAAGTTCAAATGGATCTTCAACAAAAACAAATGCAAGGTGAACAAATTTCTGAAGAAGAAATTCAAAGTGCTCAGAAGCAATTTGAACTCGTTCAGCAACATGATGTTATCTCTAAGCTAATGGAAGAAGAACAGCGAATGAGCCAAATGGTTGGTGAACTAAATAAAATTATTACTGAGCCATTAGAAGAATTGTATGGTGTAGATCAAGAAGGCTAA
- a CDS encoding helix-turn-helix domain-containing protein: MYDRLHHFYQHALAPDNTPDSDKLTLYFPNDMPRTLVLDKSKLSETEVALLNTLFQTEVDAHYPATKENEWLYEWLMNGHTPPEHKLERLSPPPLRCIHFSIKGEINETYDFIEAIKNVFPSVTNLLWKSRTEGVLLQHLHEDTVEEELSVESIIDTLATDFLIQISFFIGSPIDSPHLLYDRFKWETTLYDAVKVTFRKKSFFYEQEIVTYYLLHHIPESTLKLVSTMLDSVMNDRELMHSIKTYLECNMNTSLAAKKMFMHRNTLQYRVDKFIEKTAIDIKQFANAAAVYLLILRLEAK; this comes from the coding sequence ATGTATGACCGACTACATCATTTTTATCAACATGCTCTTGCACCTGACAATACACCGGATTCCGATAAATTAACGTTATATTTCCCCAATGATATGCCGCGAACACTCGTGCTAGATAAATCTAAACTATCAGAAACAGAAGTAGCTCTTTTAAACACTCTATTCCAGACCGAGGTTGATGCACACTACCCAGCAACTAAAGAAAACGAGTGGTTATACGAGTGGCTAATGAATGGCCATACCCCTCCAGAACATAAGCTGGAAAGGTTAAGCCCCCCGCCTCTGCGTTGCATTCATTTTTCTATTAAAGGAGAGATAAATGAAACTTACGATTTTATAGAAGCGATTAAAAATGTGTTCCCTTCCGTGACGAATTTATTATGGAAATCACGTACCGAAGGAGTTTTACTTCAGCATTTACATGAGGATACTGTTGAGGAAGAATTATCAGTGGAATCAATTATTGACACACTTGCTACTGATTTTCTCATCCAAATCTCTTTCTTCATTGGGTCACCAATTGACTCGCCACATTTACTGTATGATCGCTTTAAATGGGAGACGACACTTTATGACGCAGTAAAAGTGACTTTTCGTAAAAAATCTTTTTTTTATGAACAAGAAATTGTCACATATTATTTACTTCATCACATACCTGAAAGCACGTTAAAGCTAGTCTCTACCATGCTTGACTCAGTGATGAATGACAGAGAGCTGATGCATTCCATCAAAACATATTTAGAGTGTAATATGAATACCTCCTTAGCAGCAAAAAAAATGTTCATGCATCGAAATACGTTGCAGTACAGAGTTGACAAATTTATTGAAAAAACTGCGATCGACATAAAACAATTTGCCAATGCTGCAGCAGTCTATCTTCTAATACTGCGCTTAGAAGCAAAATAA
- a CDS encoding HAD family phosphatase, whose translation MAYRLLALDIDDTLLKSNFRLTKETKEAIDYVKEKGVYITLATGRAFLSARKIAKTLKLPAPFLITHDGAFLAADVKEPIFERRISADTVYQIVDILENYHCHFRLFHEKYVIANKTRQKNQLIGRMQMQLTDPLFYPVYYVESPSHRLIDQPLSVLNIKVHFWNKREKEDAFDELQETVKGIKLVSHKEETLCITHENASKALALQYLGSKLGILPDEMVAVGADIRDKDMIQLAGLGVAIGDAPDIVKDSANWITRSNDQNGVGYMVKEVFRKQLRVDNHVRELR comes from the coding sequence ATGGCATATCGCTTACTTGCGTTAGACATCGATGACACCCTTTTAAAATCGAATTTTCGATTAACAAAGGAGACAAAGGAAGCTATTGATTATGTCAAAGAAAAGGGTGTTTATATAACACTTGCAACAGGAAGAGCTTTCTTATCAGCAAGGAAGATAGCCAAAACATTAAAATTACCTGCACCTTTCTTGATCACACACGATGGGGCATTTTTAGCAGCCGATGTGAAAGAACCAATATTTGAGCGGAGAATAAGTGCTGATACTGTTTACCAAATTGTTGATATTCTTGAAAATTACCATTGTCATTTTCGATTATTCCATGAAAAATATGTGATTGCTAATAAAACTCGCCAAAAAAATCAATTGATCGGCAGAATGCAAATGCAATTGACGGATCCATTATTTTACCCAGTATACTATGTTGAATCACCGAGTCATCGATTAATTGATCAGCCTTTAAGTGTATTAAATATTAAAGTACACTTTTGGAACAAGCGGGAAAAAGAAGACGCTTTTGACGAATTGCAAGAAACTGTTAAAGGAATAAAGCTTGTAAGTCATAAAGAAGAGACATTATGTATTACTCATGAAAATGCGTCAAAGGCTCTGGCACTTCAGTATCTCGGTAGTAAACTTGGAATTTTACCAGATGAAATGGTTGCTGTAGGAGCAGATATAAGAGATAAGGATATGATACAGTTAGCAGGGTTAGGGGTAGCCATCGGTGATGCCCCAGATATAGTAAAGGATTCAGCTAATTGGATTACACGTTCTAATGATCAGAATGGTGTAGGGTATATGGTTAAAGAAGTATTCAGAAAGCAACTCCGTGTGGATAATCATGTAAGAGAATTGAGATAG